The DNA sequence GACGACCTCGCGCACTTCCCGTCCGGGGAGGAAGGTGTAGCGGCCGGATGCCTTGAGGGCTTCGCGCAGATGGAGTTGGGCGGTGCGCGGCTCCACGGCCGCGTCCCGCTCGCACCACAGGGCGGCCTCGAAGGCGCCGCGCAGGGCGGGGTTGATCGCCCTGGCCTCCTGGGCGGTGACCAGCTTGTAGCCGCGGGCGGCGGCGTCGGGGCGGGCCACGGCGGCCTCGGCGACGGCGTGCTCGCGGGGGTTGCGTACCGGGGTCAGGGAGCCGATGGCGCGGAAGCCCAGGCCGGGCACCCGCTCACCGATCGCCTCCCAGAGCTCGCGGGCCCGCAGGGCGGTGTCGAGCTCCTCGCCCCCGGCCCGTCCGCTGACCCAGATCTGGCCGAAATTGCGCAATGACGCGCCGCGGGCCTCCGCTTCTCGCTCGATCTGGACGACCTCGTGGCCGCGTTCCACTGCTTGCCAGGCGTGCATGGTGCCTACCACGCCGCCTCCGACGACTATGACTCTCACGTGCTCCAAGGTGACGGCGGCCCGTGACCCGGGAGGATCCCCCGGGCGACGCTCCGGTGAACAGCCTCCAACGCTTGGACTAGACCCGTTACTGTTTCGTGATAGAAGTTCGCCCCATTTCATTCCTTACGTTGGGCTTCGTGCGGGACTATTCGGGCCGCAGGTGGGTCGTGAAGCTGAACCGGTCACCACGGTAGAGAGAACGCACCCGCTCCAGCGGCCGGCCGTCCTGATCCCGGGAGAACCGGTGGATGAGCAGCATCGGGAGCGCGGGCGGAGTGCCGATCAGCAGGGCTTCGCGGGGCGTGGCGAGAACCGTCTCCAGCTTCTCGTCGGCGTCGCCGAAGGAGATGCCGAGGCTGTCGTGGAGGTATCCGTAGAAGGAGGAGTCCGGCTGGAAATCGATGTCGAGGCGGGGCGCGCGGGCGACCCGGACGTACGTGCTCTCCAGTCCGACCCGCTCCTCGTCGGCGAGCAGCACCCGCTCCAGGTGCCAGACCGGCTCCCCGGGCTCGGCGCCGATGCCGGGGGCCACGGGGGCCGGGCAGGGGAAGCGTTCCAGGCCGATCAGACGGCGCCCCGGGGTGCGCCCCTGGCGGCGTACGCCCTCGGTGTAACTCGCCAGCGACAGGGGTTGTTCGAGCTTCGGCCCGGCGGCGACGGTGCCGCGGCCCGAGCGGCGCAGGCGGCCCTCCAACAGCAGCTCGCGCAGGGCCTGGCGGACGGTCTCGCGGGAGACCTCGTACTGCTCGGCGAGATCGCGCTCGGTGGGGAGGAGTCCCCCCTCGCCGAGCTCGTCGAGCAGCCCGGCGATGCGGGCCTTGACGGCGTAGTACTTGGGGATGCGGCCGTGCTCGGGGATGCCGGAGCGGACGGGCAGGCCGGGCTGGTGGTGGTGCGCGTAGGCGGTCGGTTCTTCCACGCTCGGACTCTACGTGTGCTGCCTCTACGTGGACTGCGGGCCGGGCTCCTTGCGCAGCCGGCGGGCCCCGAGCAGGAGCCCGCCGCCGCCGACCAGGGCGACCGCGGCGCCGGCCCCGTACGCCCAGGCCCCCGTGGTGCGGCCGGTCTCGGCCAGCGCCCCGGCCTCGCCGGTCTCCGCGTCGGGGCCCTGGACCTCGAACCGGTAGCCGCCCGCCTCGCCGATCCAGTCGCCGTCGTCACCCTTGCGCTGCACCAGCGCGGCGTCGGCGACGGCTTCGCCGAGCGGGGCGCCGGGGGCGAAGGCGAGCCGGACGGTGACGGTCACGGAACCCCCGGGGCCGACGGTGAAGCCGGAGAAGGCGTCGCCACCGTCGAAGACGGCGACGATCTCGTCCCGGTCGGTGCGCTCCAGGCTGACGGGGAAGGTGCTGCCGGGGGCGTCGAACTCCATGCGGAAATGGGCGGGGCGCAGGGCGTGGGCCGGGTCGGTGAAGACCACGACGGGGTGGATGGCCGTGCACTCGGCGGTGGTGGTGTTGGTGAGGTCGAGGTACCAGGTCTGCGCCGCGCCGCCGGTCCGGTACACCGCCGGTCCCCCGCGAATGCGGGCGCCGATCGGGAACTGCGTGCTCTTCCCGTCACCGCAGACGGCTTCCACCCGGGAGGGCAACGCGGGCGCGGGACGTGCTCCACCGCCGTTCCCGATGTCCGCGGCCGCGGTGGGGACGGCGGTGATGGTGGTGGTGGCCGTGGCCGCGAAGACGGCTGCAAGGGCAAGGGCTTTGCGCAGTCGCATGAAGAACCCCTACTCGCCGACGACAGAACCCCAACAGAACGGAACGACCAGCAAAACGATTACCGGACAACCCGACAATCACCCCGGCCTGTGCCCGCACCCTCCCACGCACGCCCGACCCTTTGTCCAGCACCACGCCCGAGTCCTCCCGGTTTCCCCCCATTCGGCGGACACGCACAGGGAGGAGACCCGCCCCAGCCGCCCGGCGCTCGAGAACCGGGCCCTGGGGCGGAGCCAACCCAGCCGTCCGGCGCTTGAGGACCGGGGTCTGGGGCGGAGCCCCAGGGTCTCTTCAGCCCGTCCGGCGTTTGAGGACCGGGTCAGGGCAGAGCCCTGGGAACGGTGGAAGGGCGGGTAGGGGACTCCGCCCCCGCAGGGCCCACCGCCCAGGCCCCCAGGCGGGGGCGGTCAGCCCTGGGGCGACCAGCAAGGCGGAACGCACGCGCAGCAAGCCACACCCGGCCCGGGGCAAGCGGCCCGGGGGACAGGGGCCCGCAGGGCCACTCACACCCCCCGCCCGAACAACGGGCCAAGCACCAGCTCCGCCGCCCCCTCCGCCACACCCCCCTCCACGAGTTCAACCCTCACCGCACCCCCCACAAAGGCCCGCACCCCCAAAACCCCCCGCACCCCCGCCAGGAACACCCCCGGCGCAGCCGCCACCACCCGCCCCCCGAGCAACACCCGGTCCACATCCAGCAGCGCGACCAGGTTCGCCGCCGCCTCCCCCACGATCCGCGCCGCCTCCTCGAGCCGGCCCCCGGCCACCGCGTCCAGGCACAGCACCTCCGCGCACCCGCGCCCCCCGCACCGGCAGGCCGGCCCGTCCAGCCGCAGCACCTGGTGTCCGAACTCCCCCGCCGCCGAGCGCCGCCCCCGGTAGACCTCTCCCGCGCCGGCCAGCCGGAGCCCCGCTCCCAGTCCGGTGCCGACGTGCACGTAGGCCACGGCCTCCCCGAAGGCGGCCGATCCGAAGCCGGCACCCGCCGCGACCCCCGCGTTGGTGTCCTTGTCCACCCGCACGGGAACCCCCAACCGCCCCTCCAGCACCTCCCGCAACGGGCACCCCTCCCATTCCGGGAACCCCGTCACCCGCCCCAGCACCCCGGTCCGCCAGTCGAGCGGCCCCGGCGCGGCCACGCCGACGCCGAGGAGGGGCCGGTCACCGCAGACCCGCGCGACGGCCCGTACGACCTCCTCGACCACCACGTCCGGACCGGCCCCGAAGTCCAGCGGGGCCCGCCCCTCGGCGACGACGCGGCCCGCCAGGTCGACCCGTACCGCCGTGAGCTCGTCGCGGTCCAGGTGCACCCCGACCGCGTGGCGCGCCTCCGGCACCAGCCTCAGCAGCGTGCGCGGTTTGCCGCCCGTGGAGGCCTCGCGTCCGGCGTCGGCCACCAGGCCCTCGGTCCGGAGCCGAGCCGCGATCTTGCTGACGGCCTGCGGTGTGAGTCCCGTACGCGCGGCCAGGTCACCGCGGCCGAGCCCGGCGGGGCCGGCTCCGCGCAGGAGGTCCAGTACGAGCGCGTCGTTGTGCCCCCGCAGCGCCGGCAGGTTCACTCCGCTGCCGCCACCCGTCTCGTCCCTGCCACCGCTACCGATACCGCTACCGCCACTGCCCCTGCTACCCCGGTCCACCTGGCCATTGTCCACCCTCCTTGCACTTAAGCAACACTGTTGCCAAAGTGGTCACCATGAACGCCACCGCCCCCGCCTCCCCCCTCCGCGTCGGACTCGTCGGCTACGGCCTGGCCGGCTCCGTCTTCCACGCCCCGCTCGTCTCCGCGACGGAGGGTCTGGTGCTGGACACCGTCGTCACCTCCGACCCGGTCCGCGCCGCCCAGGCCCGCGAGGCCTACCCGGACGTCCGGATCGCCGCCACCGCCACCG is a window from the Streptomyces sp. NBC_01244 genome containing:
- a CDS encoding GntR family transcriptional regulator, with product MEEPTAYAHHHQPGLPVRSGIPEHGRIPKYYAVKARIAGLLDELGEGGLLPTERDLAEQYEVSRETVRQALRELLLEGRLRRSGRGTVAAGPKLEQPLSLASYTEGVRRQGRTPGRRLIGLERFPCPAPVAPGIGAEPGEPVWHLERVLLADEERVGLESTYVRVARAPRLDIDFQPDSSFYGYLHDSLGISFGDADEKLETVLATPREALLIGTPPALPMLLIHRFSRDQDGRPLERVRSLYRGDRFSFTTHLRPE
- a CDS encoding ROK family protein encodes the protein MNLPALRGHNDALVLDLLRGAGPAGLGRGDLAARTGLTPQAVSKIAARLRTEGLVADAGREASTGGKPRTLLRLVPEARHAVGVHLDRDELTAVRVDLAGRVVAEGRAPLDFGAGPDVVVEEVVRAVARVCGDRPLLGVGVAAPGPLDWRTGVLGRVTGFPEWEGCPLREVLEGRLGVPVRVDKDTNAGVAAGAGFGSAAFGEAVAYVHVGTGLGAGLRLAGAGEVYRGRRSAAGEFGHQVLRLDGPACRCGGRGCAEVLCLDAVAGGRLEEAARIVGEAAANLVALLDVDRVLLGGRVVAAAPGVFLAGVRGVLGVRAFVGGAVRVELVEGGVAEGAAELVLGPLFGRGV